The following coding sequences are from one Microbulbifer sp. TB1203 window:
- a CDS encoding S8 family serine peptidase, whose protein sequence is MSERFIVLQSSSAVIPASASMGGVAIAHAPVETLSLTEVDLSKAEHASLRHDPRTRAIARAMPMKLIEPVESGAVADPQAGGETWGVRAVGAPESPFSGDGVTVAVLDTGIDPDHPAFQGVELVRRNFTDGSDDDQHGHGTHCAGTIFGRNVNGLRIGVAPGVRRALIGKVLGPGGGSSASIAHAIQWAIEEGAHVISMSLGIDFPGFVDELVHREGLDVNPATSIALEQYRANVNLFNELAGFVNSIGAFGHGSIIVAASGNESNRPQFEIAVAPPAAGTGIVAVGALQQGTDGLRVASFSNTEVDVSAPGVGVISARPGGGLVSMSGTSMATPHTAGVAALWAEKLKRQNGGIESGALLAQLVARADRAPLAEDAEEEDVGSGIVRAPLE, encoded by the coding sequence ATGTCCGAGCGATTTATCGTATTACAGAGTTCCAGCGCGGTGATCCCTGCCAGCGCGAGCATGGGTGGGGTCGCCATCGCACATGCGCCGGTTGAGACCCTGTCGCTGACCGAGGTGGACCTGAGCAAGGCCGAGCACGCGAGCCTGCGGCACGACCCGCGTACCCGGGCCATAGCGCGAGCCATGCCGATGAAGCTCATAGAGCCCGTCGAGTCCGGGGCGGTAGCGGACCCCCAGGCCGGTGGGGAGACCTGGGGCGTGAGGGCGGTGGGCGCGCCGGAGTCGCCGTTCAGTGGCGACGGCGTCACCGTGGCGGTGCTCGATACCGGCATAGACCCGGACCACCCGGCGTTTCAAGGCGTGGAACTGGTGCGCAGGAACTTCACCGACGGCAGTGACGACGACCAGCACGGCCACGGAACCCACTGTGCCGGGACCATTTTCGGCCGCAACGTGAACGGCCTGCGCATCGGTGTAGCACCCGGGGTCAGGCGCGCGCTGATTGGCAAGGTGTTGGGACCGGGCGGCGGCTCTTCCGCGAGTATCGCCCATGCCATTCAATGGGCGATCGAGGAGGGCGCCCATGTAATCTCCATGTCCCTGGGTATCGACTTCCCGGGCTTCGTCGACGAGCTCGTGCACCGCGAGGGGCTGGACGTCAACCCGGCCACCTCCATCGCCCTTGAGCAGTACCGCGCCAACGTCAATCTATTCAATGAACTGGCCGGTTTCGTGAACTCCATCGGTGCCTTCGGCCATGGATCGATCATCGTCGCCGCCTCCGGCAATGAGAGCAACAGGCCCCAGTTCGAAATCGCCGTGGCCCCGCCGGCGGCGGGCACTGGCATCGTCGCTGTAGGCGCTTTGCAACAGGGAACTGACGGCCTGCGCGTGGCCTCGTTTTCAAACACCGAAGTGGACGTGTCCGCCCCCGGCGTGGGGGTGATCTCCGCGCGGCCGGGCGGCGGCCTGGTGTCCATGAGCGGCACCAGCATGGCCACCCCCCACACCGCCGGCGTGGCGGCGCTGTGGGCGGAAAAACTCAAGCGGCAAAACGGTGGCATTGAGAGCGGCGCGCTGCTCGCGCAGTTGGTTGCCCGCGCAGACCGCGCACCGTTGGCCGAAGACGCTGAAGAAGAGGATGTGGGCAGTGGCATAGTGCGGGCGCCGCTGGAATAA
- a CDS encoding Fic family protein, protein MAVCSTIKGTQMDIRRVPGTTIANTANGEIIYTPPAGEALIRDLLGNWEQFMHSESSKLDPLVTMAVAHYQFEAIHPFIDGNGRTGC, encoded by the coding sequence GTGGCCGTCTGCTCCACCATCAAGGGCACACAGATGGATATCCGCCGGGTTCCCGGCACCACCATCGCCAATACGGCCAACGGCGAGATCATCTACACACCGCCCGCCGGCGAAGCTCTGATCCGCGATCTCCTCGGCAACTGGGAGCAGTTTATGCACAGCGAATCCTCAAAACTGGATCCGCTGGTCACCATGGCCGTAGCCCACTACCAGTTCGAAGCCATACACCCCTTTATCGACGGCAACGGCCGCACCGGGTGCTGA
- a CDS encoding MFS transporter, whose product MAPARGSYAEREHADLVTEEFMQGIGARRGRRAIWGWALYDWANSAFATVVLAGFFPLLFQDFWNTGASPEVTNLRLGWSNSAASLVIVLSAPLVGALADAAGARKRLLFLFALSGMVATALLSGVPSGAWLAASLLFVCATVGFMGANLLYDALLTSVAPQEQWHTVSGLGYGLGYLGGGLMYLGCVVAALRPEAFGFADSTQAALAAFVATALWWAVFSLPLLLLVPEPPAVGAAGGGSAWLRGVAQLRSTLGNLRRYRSVCIFLLAYWLYIDGVGTVIRMAVAYGRALGFERDQLITALLLVQFIGFPAAIAFGHLGHRIGPRRGITIGLAVYILVCIWGALIRSPWEFFAIAILVGLVQGGVQALSRSCYALLIPAHMSGEFFGFYNLMGKFAALIGPPLFGLSGAWFGDVRYSMLAVILLFVAGGVVLWRLPDSAFGNKRSLSDS is encoded by the coding sequence TTGGCCCCGGCCAGGGGCAGCTATGCTGAGCGGGAACACGCCGATCTGGTCACGGAAGAATTTATGCAGGGCATTGGCGCGAGGCGCGGGCGGCGCGCCATCTGGGGCTGGGCTCTCTATGACTGGGCAAATTCCGCCTTCGCCACCGTGGTGCTGGCGGGATTTTTTCCGCTGTTGTTCCAGGATTTCTGGAATACCGGGGCGTCGCCGGAAGTGACCAACCTGCGTTTGGGCTGGAGTAACTCCGCGGCTTCGCTGGTGATTGTTCTGAGCGCGCCACTGGTCGGCGCGCTGGCGGACGCTGCCGGGGCACGCAAGCGCCTGCTATTCCTGTTTGCATTGTCCGGGATGGTTGCCACCGCTCTGCTATCAGGGGTGCCAAGTGGCGCTTGGCTGGCGGCATCGCTGCTGTTTGTCTGCGCCACAGTCGGCTTTATGGGGGCCAACCTGCTGTACGACGCACTGCTGACCAGTGTGGCGCCGCAGGAACAGTGGCACACGGTATCAGGACTGGGGTACGGGTTGGGATATCTCGGCGGCGGGTTGATGTATCTCGGCTGTGTGGTCGCAGCACTCAGGCCGGAAGCCTTTGGCTTTGCCGACAGCACCCAAGCGGCGCTGGCCGCATTTGTGGCCACCGCGCTCTGGTGGGCTGTGTTTTCCCTACCGCTGCTGTTGCTGGTGCCGGAGCCTCCGGCCGTCGGCGCAGCGGGCGGTGGTTCGGCCTGGCTTCGGGGGGTCGCGCAGCTGCGCAGCACCCTGGGCAATCTGCGCCGCTACCGGTCGGTATGTATCTTCCTGCTCGCCTACTGGCTCTACATCGATGGCGTGGGCACGGTGATTCGCATGGCGGTGGCCTACGGTCGCGCACTGGGCTTCGAGCGCGACCAGTTGATCACCGCGCTGCTTCTGGTGCAGTTTATCGGCTTCCCCGCGGCCATTGCCTTCGGCCATCTGGGCCACCGCATAGGTCCGCGGCGGGGCATCACTATCGGTCTGGCGGTATATATCCTGGTGTGTATCTGGGGCGCACTGATCCGCTCGCCCTGGGAATTCTTCGCAATCGCAATCCTGGTGGGACTGGTGCAGGGTGGTGTGCAGGCGCTGAGTCGCTCCTGCTACGCGCTATTGATCCCCGCCCACATGAGCGGCGAGTTTTTCGGCTTCTACAACCTGATGGGTAAGTTCGCCGCACTGATCGGCCCACCGCTGTTTGGGCTCTCCGGGGCTTGGTTCGGCGACGTGCGCTATTCGATGTTGGCGGTGATTCTGTTGTTTGTGGCGGGCGGGGTGGTGCTTTGGAGGCTGCCGGACTCGGCGTTTGGGAACAAGCGGTCTTTATCGGACTCCTGA
- a CDS encoding cytochrome ubiquinol oxidase subunit I, translating into MLDTLILSRIQFAANISFHILFPAITIALGWFLFFFKLRFDQTDNPVWMRAYRFWVKVFALNFALGVVSGITMSFQFGTNWPGYMETVGNIAGPLLGYEVLTAFFLEATFLGIMLFGMNRVPSKVHTFSALIVAIGTTLSAFWILALNSWMQTPAGFEMRDGVAHAANWLAVIFNPSFPYRLTHMLLASGLTASFFVAGLSAYRILKGDEKRAPRLALKTGLIVAAILAPIQVFVGDLHGLNTLEHQPQKIAAMEGIWETETSVPLLLFAVPDEETRSNHFEIALPKMASLILTHTLDGEVQGLNDFEDNHPPVAPLFYGFRIMVGVGVLMLLTAWTGCWLLYRRGELPRWMLKVVVAMTFSGWLATLAGWYVTEIGRQPWLVTGVLRTADAITPVPPSNVGFSLALYLTVYVVLMWAYIHTLRVMALKSVEVEEFETAEPIRGGNLTNLPQSAGDNTQ; encoded by the coding sequence ATGCTGGACACCCTGATACTGTCGAGAATTCAGTTCGCAGCCAATATCAGCTTCCATATTCTCTTCCCCGCCATCACCATCGCCCTGGGCTGGTTTCTTTTCTTTTTCAAATTGCGCTTCGACCAGACGGACAATCCGGTGTGGATGCGCGCCTACCGCTTCTGGGTGAAGGTATTCGCGCTCAACTTCGCCCTGGGCGTAGTCAGCGGCATCACCATGTCCTTTCAGTTCGGCACCAACTGGCCGGGCTACATGGAAACCGTGGGCAATATCGCTGGGCCGCTGCTGGGTTACGAGGTGCTGACGGCGTTTTTCCTGGAGGCGACCTTCCTGGGGATTATGCTCTTTGGGATGAACCGGGTGCCGAGCAAGGTGCACACCTTTTCCGCACTGATCGTGGCCATAGGCACCACCCTGTCCGCCTTCTGGATTCTGGCGCTCAACTCCTGGATGCAGACACCGGCCGGCTTTGAGATGCGCGATGGCGTAGCCCATGCCGCAAACTGGCTGGCAGTGATCTTCAATCCGTCTTTCCCCTACCGGCTGACCCATATGTTGCTGGCCTCCGGCCTCACCGCGTCCTTTTTTGTCGCCGGGCTCTCCGCCTACCGCATCCTCAAGGGCGACGAGAAACGGGCGCCGCGCCTGGCGCTGAAAACCGGATTGATAGTAGCGGCAATCCTCGCCCCCATTCAGGTATTTGTCGGCGACCTGCACGGGCTCAACACCCTGGAACACCAGCCGCAAAAAATCGCCGCCATGGAGGGGATCTGGGAAACGGAAACGAGCGTCCCCCTGCTCCTGTTTGCGGTACCGGACGAGGAGACCAGGAGCAACCATTTCGAAATAGCCCTTCCAAAAATGGCCAGCCTGATCCTGACCCATACCCTCGATGGCGAAGTCCAGGGGCTCAATGATTTCGAAGACAACCACCCGCCGGTGGCGCCACTCTTCTACGGCTTTCGCATTATGGTCGGCGTCGGCGTGCTGATGCTGCTGACGGCATGGACCGGCTGTTGGCTTCTGTACCGGCGCGGGGAACTGCCCCGCTGGATGCTCAAGGTGGTGGTGGCGATGACCTTCTCCGGTTGGCTGGCCACCCTCGCCGGCTGGTATGTCACCGAGATAGGGCGCCAGCCCTGGCTGGTGACCGGAGTGCTCAGAACCGCCGACGCGATAACGCCGGTGCCGCCATCCAACGTGGGCTTTTCCCTGGCTCTCTACCTGACAGTCTACGTGGTGCTGATGTGGGCCTATATCCACACCCTGCGGGTGATGGCCCTGAAATCGGTGGAAGTCGAGGAATTCGAAACGGCGGAGCCTATCCGCGGTGGCAACCTCACCAACCTGCCGCAATCCGCTGGAGACAACACACAATGA
- a CDS encoding DUF1853 family protein has protein sequence MNTPSIVRDWNLPWLPDERREQLSAFFSREEIRNRLQRELETFVASGPSKRLGVYFENLWSFAFTHHPHYELRQRNLPLRHSGRTLGELDFVVRHLPTDSTEHWELAIKFYLQVDNDRWVGPGLHDRLDIKLARMRDHQLPVIEQPAAKKILQQQGILIERQWTLMPGRLFRRLGDRNQPLDADINPTSHWWAAPSEFRQRFVTEAYHWVTLPKQGWLADRGYRVLQSRSCAALAEILESEGLHRPLCVAGLIGGRERTRGFIVPDGWYQSALDTLR, from the coding sequence GTGAATACTCCCTCCATTGTCAGGGATTGGAACCTGCCCTGGCTCCCCGATGAACGCCGGGAGCAGCTGTCGGCCTTTTTCTCCCGGGAGGAAATCCGCAACAGACTGCAGCGGGAGCTGGAGACCTTTGTCGCAAGCGGGCCGAGCAAGCGCCTGGGTGTGTATTTTGAAAACCTCTGGAGCTTTGCCTTCACCCACCACCCCCACTACGAATTACGTCAGCGCAATCTGCCTTTGCGCCACAGCGGCCGCACCCTGGGCGAACTGGACTTTGTGGTGCGGCACCTGCCCACCGACAGCACCGAGCACTGGGAGCTGGCGATAAAGTTTTATCTGCAGGTGGATAATGACCGCTGGGTTGGCCCGGGCCTGCACGACCGGCTGGATATCAAACTGGCGCGGATGCGCGATCACCAGCTGCCGGTGATCGAACAGCCGGCGGCGAAAAAAATCCTGCAGCAGCAGGGCATTCTGATCGAGCGCCAGTGGACACTGATGCCCGGCCGTCTGTTTCGCCGCCTTGGTGACAGGAACCAGCCGCTGGACGCAGACATCAATCCCACCAGCCATTGGTGGGCGGCGCCGAGCGAGTTCCGGCAACGTTTTGTCACCGAAGCCTACCACTGGGTGACACTGCCCAAACAGGGCTGGCTGGCGGATCGGGGCTACCGGGTTTTGCAATCCCGCTCCTGCGCGGCGCTCGCGGAAATACTCGAAAGCGAAGGACTGCACAGACCGCTCTGCGTCGCAGGGCTCATCGGTGGCCGGGAGCGGACCCGCGGCTTTATCGTGCCCGACGGCTGGTATCAATCCGCACTGGATACCCTTCGATAG
- a CDS encoding Fic/DOC family N-terminal domain-containing protein — MTIDESWDPARPYNQLPPLPPATELENTEVLKACIPARAALAELKQAAELLPNQALLINTLTLLEAKDSSEIENIVTTSDKLFRYAGEESQADPATREALRCRTALYEGSGH; from the coding sequence ATGACAATTGATGAAAGCTGGGACCCCGCTCGGCCGTACAATCAGCTCCCGCCGCTGCCCCCGGCCACCGAACTGGAAAACACAGAGGTCCTCAAGGCCTGTATCCCCGCGCGCGCCGCTTTGGCAGAGCTGAAACAGGCGGCCGAGCTGCTGCCCAACCAGGCGCTGCTGATCAACACCCTGACGCTGCTGGAAGCCAAGGACAGTTCGGAAATCGAGAATATCGTGACCACCAGCGACAAGCTGTTCCGCTACGCCGGCGAAGAGAGCCAGGCCGACCCCGCCACCAGGGAAGCCCTGCGCTGCCGCACCGCCCTCTACGAGGGTTCCGGGCACTGA
- a CDS encoding bile acid:sodium symporter family protein, with the protein MESGPLISIGLPISLFIIMTGIGMTLTARDFHQVTVKPTGLIVGTIAQILVMPLVAFALCWALGLPPAIAVGLVVIAACPGGTTSNLFTLLARGNVALSIVLTVSASMITILTLPFFTNYALQTYFGTQQEIVLPFGRTVAMLSAIVLLPVAIGMVMRAFLPQLASRAEGLVSIFGGLVLAVLVAAVIYGIRDRFLDLLIQAGPSAVLLNLLGIALGLLSSRATGLSRREALAVATELGVKNGTLGLMVTLTLLHSSEMSIPSAVYGVLMFPIGFLLAAYGRRVIPAGKGAAAAEPA; encoded by the coding sequence GTGGAATCAGGACCATTGATCTCGATCGGCCTGCCGATCTCCCTGTTTATCATCATGACCGGTATCGGCATGACCCTGACCGCCCGGGATTTTCACCAGGTGACGGTGAAACCAACCGGGCTGATCGTTGGAACCATTGCGCAAATCCTGGTGATGCCGCTGGTCGCCTTCGCCCTCTGCTGGGCGCTGGGCCTGCCGCCGGCCATAGCAGTCGGGCTGGTGGTTATCGCCGCCTGTCCCGGCGGCACCACCTCCAATCTGTTCACCTTGCTGGCGCGCGGGAATGTGGCGCTGTCGATAGTGCTGACGGTTTCCGCGAGCATGATCACTATTCTGACCCTGCCGTTCTTCACCAATTACGCACTGCAGACTTACTTTGGTACCCAGCAGGAAATCGTACTGCCGTTCGGTAGGACCGTCGCCATGCTGTCCGCAATAGTTCTGCTACCGGTGGCCATCGGCATGGTAATGCGCGCTTTTCTGCCCCAACTGGCGAGCCGCGCCGAGGGGCTGGTGAGTATTTTTGGCGGCCTGGTGCTGGCGGTGCTGGTGGCGGCAGTCATTTATGGGATTCGAGACCGCTTCTTGGATTTGCTGATTCAGGCCGGGCCCTCGGCGGTACTGCTCAACCTGCTGGGCATAGCGCTGGGGCTGCTCTCCAGCCGCGCCACCGGCCTGTCCCGGCGCGAAGCGCTGGCGGTGGCCACCGAACTGGGCGTCAAGAACGGCACCCTCGGCCTGATGGTGACACTGACGTTGCTGCACTCCAGCGAGATGTCGATTCCCTCCGCCGTCTACGGCGTGCTGATGTTTCCGATCGGCTTCCTGCTGGCGGCCTATGGTCGGCGGGTTATTCCCGCGGGCAAGGGCGCCGCAGCGGCCGAGCCTGCCTAG
- a CDS encoding MarR family transcriptional regulator encodes MKLTSQAQAFVLHFGEMGSRWGFNRTVGQMLALLTIQSEPLNADQLAQALKISRGNVSMGLKELQAWRLVELHHLPGDRKDYFTAAGSIWDMARTVFEERRKRELDPTLSLLRQLLLNDPQDEQEARAQEKMQEVYDLLELLDRFANTLSRLEQKDLLKLMRLGSGLSKLLALKGRKS; translated from the coding sequence ATGAAGCTGACCAGCCAGGCCCAGGCCTTCGTATTGCATTTTGGAGAGATGGGCAGCCGCTGGGGCTTCAACCGTACCGTCGGGCAGATGCTGGCGCTGCTGACCATCCAATCCGAGCCTCTGAACGCAGACCAGCTGGCCCAGGCGCTGAAGATCAGCCGCGGCAATGTGAGCATGGGACTGAAGGAACTGCAGGCATGGCGCCTGGTGGAACTGCATCACTTACCCGGGGACCGGAAAGACTACTTTACCGCCGCCGGCTCCATCTGGGATATGGCGCGCACCGTGTTCGAGGAGCGGCGCAAGCGCGAGCTGGACCCTACCCTGTCACTGTTGCGCCAGCTGCTGCTGAACGACCCTCAAGACGAGCAGGAAGCCCGGGCGCAGGAAAAGATGCAAGAGGTGTACGACCTGCTGGAACTGTTGGACCGGTTTGCCAACACTTTGAGCAGGCTGGAGCAGAAGGACCTGCTAAAACTGATGAGGCTGGGATCCGGGCTCAGCAAGCTGCTTGCGCTCAAAGGTAGAAAGAGCTGA